The DNA region CAACTCACGAGATCGCGGTCCTCAAAAGGAGGCCGTATCCAGGATGCGCGAGTGGCTCGGCGAGGTTACGAGTGCCCGCAACAGCCTGGACACACAAGACAAGCTTGAAAGACTTGTTCATGGCATGTTATCACCGAACCCCAAGGAAAGAGCCACAATCAAGGACATCGCTGGCCACTTTCTTGCTGAGCAAGTGACCGAAAGATAGAGGGCCACGGTGGTCCTGTTTACAACCATGCCACAGCACCAATTTCATGTTTCGCTGTTACATGCAGTTTGGGCGTCCACGTGAAGCAGACTAGCACTGCGAAGTAAGTAAAAATCATGAAGCATACCTCAAAGGATAGCCAGTATGCGTCGAAAGATAGTCAGTGGGCGTCGAAAGATAGTCATCTTTTGAGGCATATTGACCATTTTTTAAGGCCcattaactatcttttgaCTCCTGCTTTCTTCAATCATGACATGTTTTACTAACGCATGACGCAGCAATCTAGGTTACCAACCACACTACCCATAGCGATATCTATCACGCCACGCTCACTGCGTCCACTATTATACGCTTAAACCGAATACAAATAGACCAGTCAGCGCGGCCACAATGGCCAATACGCCAACAttgacaccaacaacggTCGACCCAGCAGTCTTTGTGCCCCCTATTTCAATAGCTGCCGCCGACACTCCTTCTGAAGTTTTGCAAGCATCACCACTCAACACTGTCGCGTTTTGCCTGAACCGGATATCGGCACAGTTGTACAATGACTGGCCTTTTTCGCCCAGCGTCACAACCTGAATGCTTGCGAGTGACCCATCCTGAATTGGCAAGTTGGCCGGGAGAGTCACCTTGGGGATGCACAAAGTGCCATTGCCTGTCGAGTTGAGGAACGGGTCGGTCAGACTGTAGTTGAAGTTGGCCACGTTctcaccgaggccgaggttgacAAAGATATATGTCCACTCGTGGTGCAGATCGAGAACTAGGGAGCCGCCGTCAAGGGGCCAGTCAGTCACGTTGCCGAGGTCACCAGGGACACCGGCGCCTGTTTGGAAGCGGGGGATGGGTCAGCAATTTTCTTTGGGAGGAACAGAGACTTTGGAAGGGAGAtagggaagggaaaggaaacaACGAACATGGATATTCCCACTGGGAGTAGTTGCTTGTGGAGGCGCTGCCTAGGGTGTTGTCTCTCCAAGTAGGGTACTCGATGCCGAAGTGGGCGGTGGCGACCTGAGCGGATGCCAACAAGGCgagagcggtggtgagggccATTCTTTTTCTGGGAGGGATACAAATATTGATGGACGGTTTCAAGTGATGGAGGGAGGATATATGATTGGAATATTCGAAGGAGTGGAGTATTTGACtgatgaaggatgaggaTATGATGATGCTCCTGGAGAGATCACAAGGGGCAAATTCGTATGCCACGGATGGGGTTATATATTTGGGAGTTTCGGGacgatttttttttctggaaGTGAATACAACAACTGATGGGTGGGATGGAACAAATGGCTGCAGAAGGATGGGAAGCACAAGCTTTGTTATACTTACTTCTCCCTCTGTTCcttccaccaacaccgagctgatgatggggaagatgtCGACAGGGAAGAGGGGGCCAGCCTCACCGTAGCTAGCTGTATTTTTACTAGCCAATTCTCCCCCTTGGCCAATGACATATAGAGGATTACCCTGATATCTGAGCAAGTTTGATATCGCCATGTGCTTCTGATGTGTGTTCCCCTGCAAATGCATCCTGTTGTTGTCCTCGCTTCCATCCCTGTGGTTTGTTGATGCGGCCGAGCAGCAGGAACCCCACACTGCGGCGGCGAGTCCCTCGCTGCCAAGACCTGGGACTTGCCTTTTTGGGAGAGAACTGGCAGTGAGGGGGGCTTGTGATTGGCTGGGAGAACtgtggaggggaggcggGAAACTTGCTCAAACACACGCAGCATTGCAGTGATTATTGGCTTTGCCCTTGTGGGGATTTGTAACGACTTGTTTGAGTTGGGAAGTTGATAGGTGATGGATGAGAGTGGTGAGAATAAAGGTTGGTTTTGACGAGGTGGGATTggaaaccccaacccatGGTATGGGGGTTTGCGGATATTGCGTGCTGATACCCAAGGAAGGGAAGGTTCGGGAAGGCAATATGCAGTTCTGGCCGTTTGAATTACACATCAGTCACCTCACTCGCCCCCTGGTTTAAAACATCGGCCTTCCCTCTGGGCGTTTTATTTTGATGTGTCTGTAAAGGCAAATATTTGAGGCATCAACAAAATTCCCAAAGCAAGGATACCGCCACGACGCAAAAGCTTCCAGGGCTGAACATGGCCGCGACTCCTCTTAGAAAGCAGTTTTCCACCCATTGCGTTTGAGAAAAGTAACCGCGCATCCCGTTTGAGAAAATAAACAACCCATGGTATTTGAGAGACTAACCCACACATTGCGTTtaacaagaaaaaaaggcccAAGCTCAACATTTTCCCCCTCTCTTTAATCAACCTATTCTCAAccatgctcctcctccacatacAGAACAAAAACACGGAGAAACCTCAACAAACACTGAAGCCAAACATTTCAAGCATGCATAGCTATCCAACTTCACAAATGGAAACGCTAAGAGAGATCCGAAACGACAATAGACGGCACTGAACCCAACCAAACGACATCATCTCAAACAACATAACgcccgtcgtcgtcctccttctcctcagtGAAATCATCCCCCCAGTCTTCAATCGCCTCCCAGTCCTCGGTCGTCCGCTTGAAAATcccgtcgtcatcatccccctcgaTGAGCTGGCGGTTGGTGATCAGCACCCCGTCTTCTTGCTCGTCAAACTCCACGCCGGAGTCGGAGTCTGAGTCTTCGTCAAAGCTCAAGCTCGCAAAGTCATCGTGCTCGATGCCGCAGTGCTCGCAATATGTAGCCAGGAAGTCGGGGGTAGAGAGGACCTCCCATTCTTGTTCGGAGTCGGAGTCGATGGGTCGGTCGTTGCTGTACACGTGTGGTTCATTTGGGGGGGTCGTCGGCTTAGGGGGCTGAGGCTCGGACGTGGGAGAGGGGCTGGGCTCGAGCGTTGGAGGCATCGTGGACTCGGTCTTTTTCTGGTTGCCCATAGGCACCTCGCTACCCATGAATCGAGACCGACGATCAGGGTTGTACGCCGAGATGTGACCGGTCACCGCCGGAACAGCCTTGGGCATTAGCTTCAGCTCGGCCTGAGGCTCAGGTTTGACTTTCAGCGGCAGCTTCACTTCGGCTGCACGATGAGCAGCAATGACGGAAGTGTCAGGCTCAGCCTGAATCTCATGCCGTAACTTCGAAGGACGAGGCGTTGACCTCTTGGTTGTCTCGCCGACATACCAAGCGTCGTCCTCACGACCGACCCCGAACTGGCGCTCAAACCCGGTCGTAAGGGGGACCTTGGGCTGGAGGAGCGGTGTGGCGCGATTTGGTGAAAGCCTAACAATCGGTTTTGCCTTGGCCTCAGTTTCACGCTGAGAATCGAGAACACGTTTCGTCTCGAGGTTTCTGTCGGGTAGATCTATATAGATGGGTGTTTCTCTGTGTCTGAGAGGAGGTAATTGCTGCAAGGAGTCCCTCGGGGACCCAGGGGTCGCGTCGACAGGGTTCCAGTTGTGGGTACGATTCTTGGTGGACTCGGCGGGTGCAGCCTTGTCGTTGGCAAGAGCCGGACTGCAGAAGGGGGGCAGTGGAAGGGACTTGGTCGTCATCGAGGAGAGCGTGCTCGTCTTCGTTGTCATCGTTGGCGTCAAGGTGATGGGTTGCTCTTCTCTGGCCAAGGACGGGACATACCTGCCCATTGCAATGCTCTCGGCCGTCTCGAAAGATTGAATGTGCTTGGattttggtggcggtggtggtggtggtggaagaggcccTGCAGTTTTGGCAGTATTCTTCATCTGGTTCTCAATGGCGGCACAAAGCTCGAAAAAGTCAGTGTCTGAAGGTGTGAGGGCGAGCCCTGAAGAGACTCGGCTTTTGGGCTTTGGCTTGTATCCGCCCTTAGCGAGGATCTGGTGAAGAACTTTGCGATCGAGACGAGGGGCGTCCCATTTCCGCTGCAAAATATCAGCCAGCTTTACTGGGGCTGTGCCGCTGAGTGATGGCTCATCGTTGTTTGAGCCTTTCTGTGCGGTGGTCATCTTCAATGCATGTAGCTTGAATGCAATCCGGTTTCTCAGTCGGTAGAGTTTGTATACTTCCTCCTCTACCGGGGACAACACGTTGGACTTGACGTGTCCGCCCGAGGTCTGAGAAGCGTCGTTACCGGTCAAATACCAGTTCTGTAACTGAAAAAGGAGCTCTATGTATTGACTGAGCTCGTTCATCTGCTCCTTTGGGGGCTTCTGGGCCGATCCCGATGGCGAAGATGGTTGCTGGGCCTTCGCTGAATCAGTGGTGCTGTCCCTGTTCAGCACGCTTCGGACACTCTGGGTCGGAGGTCCATTGGATCTCCAGCTCTGTCCATTGACCACATGGGTTTTTTTAGCATGCGATTTGCTTCTCCTCTTGATGGAATCGGACATTGTGATCTCGACGATGCCAGCTTCCAAACTGTCGCCAGGAACGTTGGTTGTGGAAGAAAGAAATGTCGTTGATTGCGAAAAAGGTGAAAGAGCAGAGAAATGCAGACCTGCGGTGAAATTGGATTTAAACATACGTGGCTCCGGAACAAGAGGGGGTGTCTTGGTGGGAGATGGCGCGCCTTGCCCAGCAAACCTCGCCGCTCGGGAACCCGGAAAGCATGATTTACTGCCAACGGTCCGCACTCATTGAAGATTAAACATGGAAAAGTATGGAGAACTATCATCGTGTCCCACTCACCTATAATATGTCTTGTTCCGATTCTTACTCAGTAGCAACCTTGGATAGTGGAGCCTTACCCTT from Podospora pseudoanserina strain CBS 124.78 chromosome 1, whole genome shotgun sequence includes:
- a CDS encoding hypothetical protein (EggNog:ENOG503P690) gives rise to the protein MALTTALALLASAQVATAHFGIEYPTWRDNTLGSASTSNYSQWEYPCAGVPGDLGNVTDWPLDGGSLVLDLHHEWTYIFVNLGLGENVANFNYSLTDPFLNSTGNGTLCIPKVTLPANLPIQDGSLASIQVVTLGEKGQSLYNCADIRFRQNATVLSGDACKTSEGVSAAAIEIGGTKTAGSTVVGVNVGVLAIVAALTGLFVFGLSV